The sequence below is a genomic window from Branchiostoma floridae strain S238N-H82 unplaced genomic scaffold, Bfl_VNyyK Sc7u5tJ_495, whole genome shotgun sequence.
TACGGCAAGAACTCATTGCGGATTCGGCAAAGAACTCATTGCGGATTCGGCAAGAATTCACTGCGAATTCGGTCAAGAACTTATTACGGACTCTGACTCAAGAGGATTTACAACTTCAGATGGAATAGGGACAgaaataggactttcaaactcaGTACGGCGGCTTATGTACTTCTACTAACTCTATGAACAATATAACTTCAAAACGTTCAGGTTTGTGTCTGCGTCTTACATCTGTGTGAAGAATCCAAGGTGAGTTCGGTTATTACTTCTTTGTAAACCTAGTACCTCGGCTGAGGCTCCGACGACAAGATCTAGAGCGGAGCGCTTACAAGCAGATATTAGAAGACACCAATATCTGACACTGTAAATGTGTCAGACTCTGTTAATGTGCCATTTGGCTAAAAAGACTACAAACAGGTGCATGTACTTTTTTTAACGTATAAAAACATGTTCGTCCAAAGATGGCGCTAATTTTATTTATTGTGACAGAGTTTATTCCATGTACTAACTTTTCCCATGCagaaaaacaatacatgtaactttctcTGGTAAATGATACTACAAGTCTTAGAGTTGTAAGAAGATTTGAGGAGATGGCAAGGAATGCTCAGGAAACGTTACCTCTGACTTGGCAGCCATAAGCATGGTCCAGACTTTCTTCAGTTTCTTGGTCTTCCCAGATGCTTCTTCTTGTAAGGAGGAGTATTTCTCTTCAATGTCTACTCTCTCAGCCTGAATGAACAATGCAAGTCAACAATTGTAATTTACTGTAATCTTTACCTACAGCAATGAAAATGCTGCTATTACAATGAAAGGAAAGTTAAGTTTTATAGTTTACACATGTATCTTAACTGTAGTGTATGATACCGGTATATGGTGTCTCTGGAATAacaagacttacatgtacatgtaagtgtagcattttatttttaaagttcaaacattccatttttcaaacatttctgtTACTAGCACTGattttacatgtagttatataCAATACCTAATAGCTGTATCTGACATCTTTTAACTTACTAACgttttgaacatacatgtaaactcTGTTAAAGGACTTACTCTGTCTACAGTGTAATACAAGCTTTTTTGTGAAAAGACTAGTACTTACAGCTTTTTCTTCTAGTTCTCTCCTGAGTTGTTCTTCCTTGGCCTTCCTCTCGGCCAGCTCATGAGCCGACTCCTCCAGTAACTTCTCCTGTTCCTCAGCCTTCTGTAGCAGGTCCACCCCTCCCACAATCACCTTCTTCTCTATAGACTTCAGTTTCTCCACAAGGGCATCATGTTCctgcctggggagggggggcaacacacatgtacaggtaaatcctatcttcactgtgcgctcattggttgatcctgaatcacatgattctcacaaccatataagtacaagggatgatcaccctactgcctcttGTTGGATTCATCCGCAACGCCGAGGTCGCCTGGCGATGGACGACCAGGTCTCCGCCGCTTGCGGTTTCACGACCACGTTTCTCGCCGCCGGGCGGGTTTTGTGCCGGAGGAGCACGCAGTGTTGCAGCCTAGACTCCGGATTACCAGTGGGAGGAAGACAACTTCGGAGGTTCGGCTGTGCAGCAAGTAACGGCGGGGCGAGGGATCCAGAAGCTCCAGCGGACCTTGGGCAGACCCTCTCCACGCATCGAAAGGACGGAAGAGTCCTAGTGTTCTACCTAGTGGGGTCAAATTTCAGGACGGGGGATATACGGTaggtttgggtggaaaatgcggTAACATACGTTGTGGTATTTGTCGAATTCTGCTTTTCTGGGAACAATGGTTTGTGTGCCGTtttgttcacgtgttgttttgcatatctttggtgtcgaGCTTTCGCCTGGTTTGCAcgtgcttgatttgcatttgtttgcttttagttGACTGGGTATTTTGTCGATAAGCACACAGGGAGGCAGC
It includes:
- the LOC118408914 gene encoding kinesin-like protein KIF3A; its protein translation is MRGEGLPKVRWSFWIPRPAVTCCTAEPPKLSSSHCCTCVLPPLPRQEHDALVEKLKSIEKKVIVGGVDLLQKAEEQEKLLEESAHELAERKAKEEQLRRELEEKAAERVDIEEKYSSLQEEASGKTKKLKKVWTMLMAAKSEMADLQQEHQREMEGLLENIRQLERELRLQMLIINSFIPKEFQEMIENYVTWNEEIGEWQLKCVAYTGNNMRKQTPLPDRDKTKELRDTDLSGAYLAYTEEGALKASLPRPKTGKSRSGKSKSSKSKKKQRASTDIDALLQ